Proteins from a single region of Catenulispora acidiphila DSM 44928:
- a CDS encoding putative bifunctional diguanylate cyclase/phosphodiesterase — protein MALRFAAFMALWTVFYYSVPSLHLLTWTVIGLGGVGAVLVGVRRYRPHTPLAWYLLAGAMLTLVGGDTVYNLLTDVFGQVEPFPSVADAIYLATYPLAAGGVLLMVRRRSPLRDRAALIDAVILTTAAALLLWVYIITPTVDNGKQPWLSSAVSIAYPLGDVLLLAVTARLATGGGLRGPAVRLLLLGVLGLTGSDVAYALVRLYGDWHVGTPADLGWVVFYVAWGAAGLAPSMTELTEPVARARHGADSARVIPLAVAALVAPTVLMIESLETDLRDGPVIAVTSALMFLLVLLRLYLAGRQTRELDNRAHTRAMLRELKHRAYRDSLTGLGNRLRFQERAERALARAQDCGGEAAMLLIDLDNFKEVNDTQGHKVGDELLVAAGQRIAGAVRPGDLPVRLGGDEFAVLLSDGATETAAVALAQRLIGVLAEPFRLAGAPVPVRASIGVATSSGGAGGTEEVLFRNADLALYAAKADGKGTWRLFEPSLYEAALQRLALRTGLDRALAVGEFELHYQPIVELQGPPRVAGFEALVRWRHPQLGLLSPGNFVPVAEETGQITPIGAWILRQATADAAAAGFGYVAVNVSPHQFSNGGFVDTVRSALRAADLPADRLTVEITENVFLHEATANALLDLQRLAMLGVRVAIDDFGTGYSSIGYLRDLKFDVIKADKSFVDWIASKKDHERLLRGIVHVAGTMDIAVVAEGVETVEQRDLLRDMGCAYAQGFFYSPAVPLGETSGVRATIEMGEN, from the coding sequence ATGGCGCTCCGGTTCGCGGCATTCATGGCGCTGTGGACCGTCTTCTACTACTCGGTTCCCAGTTTGCACCTGCTGACCTGGACCGTGATCGGCCTGGGCGGGGTCGGCGCGGTGCTGGTCGGGGTCCGCCGGTACCGCCCGCACACCCCGCTCGCCTGGTACCTGCTGGCCGGGGCGATGCTGACGCTGGTCGGCGGGGACACCGTCTACAACCTGCTGACCGACGTCTTCGGGCAGGTCGAGCCGTTCCCCTCGGTCGCCGACGCGATCTACCTGGCGACCTACCCCCTGGCGGCCGGCGGCGTGCTGCTCATGGTGCGGCGGCGCAGTCCGCTGCGCGACCGGGCGGCGCTGATCGACGCCGTCATCCTGACCACGGCGGCGGCCCTGCTGCTGTGGGTCTACATCATCACCCCGACCGTGGACAACGGGAAGCAGCCCTGGCTGAGCAGCGCGGTGTCCATCGCCTACCCGCTCGGCGACGTGCTGCTGCTGGCGGTGACCGCGCGGCTGGCCACCGGCGGGGGGCTGCGCGGGCCGGCGGTGCGGCTGCTGCTGCTCGGCGTGCTCGGGCTGACCGGGTCCGACGTCGCCTACGCGCTGGTCCGGCTCTACGGCGATTGGCACGTCGGTACCCCTGCCGACCTGGGCTGGGTGGTCTTCTACGTGGCCTGGGGCGCGGCCGGGCTCGCGCCGTCGATGACCGAGCTGACCGAGCCGGTGGCCCGCGCCAGACACGGCGCGGACAGCGCGCGGGTGATCCCGCTGGCGGTCGCGGCGCTGGTCGCGCCGACCGTGCTGATGATCGAATCGCTGGAGACGGACCTGCGCGACGGCCCGGTCATCGCCGTGACCTCGGCGTTGATGTTCCTGCTGGTGCTGCTGCGGCTGTATCTGGCCGGCCGGCAGACCCGCGAGCTGGACAACCGCGCGCACACCCGGGCCATGCTGCGCGAGCTGAAACACCGCGCCTACCGGGACTCGCTGACCGGCCTGGGCAACCGGCTGCGCTTCCAGGAGCGGGCCGAGCGCGCCCTGGCCCGGGCCCAGGACTGCGGCGGCGAGGCGGCGATGCTGCTCATCGACCTGGACAACTTCAAAGAGGTTAACGACACCCAGGGGCACAAGGTCGGCGACGAGCTGCTGGTCGCCGCCGGGCAGCGGATAGCCGGGGCGGTGCGCCCGGGTGACCTGCCGGTCCGCCTCGGCGGCGACGAGTTCGCGGTCCTGCTGTCCGACGGCGCGACCGAGACGGCGGCGGTCGCCCTGGCGCAGCGGCTGATCGGGGTGCTGGCCGAACCGTTCCGGCTGGCCGGGGCGCCGGTGCCGGTGCGCGCCAGCATCGGGGTCGCGACCAGCTCCGGCGGCGCCGGGGGCACCGAGGAGGTGCTGTTCCGCAACGCCGACCTGGCGTTGTACGCGGCCAAGGCGGACGGCAAGGGCACCTGGCGGCTGTTCGAACCAAGCTTGTACGAAGCGGCCCTTCAGCGGCTGGCGCTGCGCACCGGGCTGGACCGGGCTTTGGCCGTCGGGGAGTTCGAGCTGCACTACCAGCCGATCGTGGAGCTGCAGGGCCCGCCGCGGGTCGCCGGGTTCGAGGCGCTGGTGCGCTGGCGGCATCCCCAGCTCGGGCTGCTGTCGCCGGGGAACTTCGTGCCGGTCGCCGAGGAGACCGGGCAGATCACCCCGATCGGCGCGTGGATCCTGCGGCAGGCGACCGCCGACGCCGCCGCGGCCGGGTTCGGGTACGTGGCCGTCAACGTCTCCCCGCACCAGTTCAGCAACGGCGGGTTCGTCGACACGGTGCGCTCGGCGCTGCGCGCGGCGGACCTGCCCGCCGACCGGCTGACCGTGGAGATCACCGAGAACGTCTTCCTGCACGAGGCGACCGCCAACGCGCTGCTGGACCTGCAGCGGCTGGCGATGCTCGGGGTGCGGGTCGCCATCGACGACTTCGGGACCGGGTACTCCTCGATCGGGTACCTGCGGGACCTGAAGTTCGACGTGATCAAGGCCGACAAGTCGTTCGTCGACTGGATCGCGAGCAAGAAGGACCACGAACGGCTGCTCCGGGGAATCGTGCATGTGGCGGGAACCATGGACATCGCCGTGGTCGCCGAGGGGGTCGAGACGGTCGAGCAGCGGGATCTGCTGCGCGACATGGGGTGTGCCTACGCGCAGGGCTTCTTCTACTCGCCGGCGGTGCCGCTGGGGGAGACGTCCGGTGTGCGGGCCACCATAGAGATGGGAGAGAACTGA
- a CDS encoding 4-(cytidine 5'-diphospho)-2-C-methyl-D-erythritol kinase — protein MSSAAYIPDEGPRPGETESVTVRVPAKVNLALSVGPLRSDGYHDLATVFHAVGLFDEVNAAAADTLAVTCEGEGQVEVPLDDTNLAWRAAELLARTVGRSPGVRLHLTKGIPVAGGMAGGSADAAGALVACDALWGTGLSRDDLHVLAAQLGSDVPFALHGGTAMGTGRGEQITPVLARGEFHWVFAFAHDGLSTPAVFHELDRLREAAGEEATAPGVEDELLRALRAGDSTLLGAALRNDLTRPATSLRPDLRATLQAGREAGALGTLLSGSGPTCAFLAADAVAAATVAAALEAAPSVRAVRRALGPAAGAHLL, from the coding sequence ATGAGCTCCGCGGCGTACATCCCGGACGAGGGTCCGCGCCCCGGCGAGACCGAGTCCGTGACCGTCCGCGTCCCGGCGAAGGTCAACCTCGCGCTCTCCGTCGGCCCGCTGCGCTCCGACGGCTACCACGACCTGGCGACCGTCTTCCACGCCGTCGGGCTGTTCGACGAGGTCAACGCCGCCGCCGCCGACACCCTCGCGGTGACCTGCGAGGGCGAGGGCCAGGTCGAGGTGCCGCTGGACGACACCAACCTGGCGTGGCGCGCCGCCGAGCTGCTGGCCCGGACCGTCGGCCGCAGCCCCGGCGTGCGGCTGCACCTGACCAAGGGCATCCCGGTGGCCGGCGGGATGGCGGGCGGCTCGGCCGACGCCGCCGGCGCGCTGGTCGCCTGCGACGCGCTGTGGGGCACCGGGCTCTCGCGCGACGACCTGCACGTCCTTGCCGCGCAGCTGGGCAGCGACGTCCCCTTCGCGCTCCACGGCGGCACAGCGATGGGCACCGGACGCGGCGAGCAGATCACGCCGGTGCTGGCCCGGGGCGAGTTCCACTGGGTCTTCGCCTTCGCTCATGACGGGCTTTCCACTCCGGCGGTCTTCCACGAGCTGGACCGGCTGCGTGAGGCTGCGGGGGAGGAGGCGACGGCTCCGGGAGTGGAGGACGAGCTGCTGCGGGCGCTGCGGGCCGGAGACTCAACGCTGCTGGGTGCGGCGCTGCGCAACGACCTCACGCGGCCCGCGACCTCGTTGCGTCCCGATTTGCGCGCCACGCTCCAAGCCGGCCGCGAAGCCGGAGCGCTGGGAACCCTGCTCTCCGGATCCGGCCCGACCTGCGCTTTCCTCGCCGCCGACGCGGTCGCCGCGGCTACGGTCGCGGCGGCGCTGGAGGCGGCGCCCTCGGTCCGTGCGGTGCGGCGGGCGTTGGGTCCCGCTGCGGGCGCGCACCTGCTGTGA
- a CDS encoding protein kinase domain-containing protein: MDALKPEDPSRVGPFTPLARIGAGGMGRVYLARSRGGRPVAVKVIRAEYAEDERFRTRFRREVQAARTVDGMYTAPVLDAGPDDAEPWLATAYIPGPSLQRAVHEHGPLPERTARVMGAGIAEALGAIHSAGLIHRDLKPSNVILGPDGPRVIDFGISASEGGSSLTTTGIVVGSPRYSSPEQCRADPALGPASDVFALGGVMVYATTGVPPFGDGPDHVQLYLVVHETPDLTGVPMGLRPIVSACLEKDPANRPTTDELLDTLLPPEEAGATNAVDWLPDAVYRDLREYSAAPIVALAAGTTHERGEDSARTPAPGEATPTGAGFDGGGVTGIGSGVGTTAAPSSAGSDGPSNPGRRRMLAGIAGAVVVAAGGGGAWYAATRDSGRKSATQSAGATFPPSTGSQNPSTPAAPSTTPTPSTTPSTTPTPTPSHVLGPWQEDWSSKTDLGGASGGAVISGSKLVGVYTATSVSNPIPPQDLIAIDTVSGGSAFPARSIPAVDNVGGAGIAADDTHAYSYGAGTVYAWNLSDGSAAWNAKSGLQTSTSTNNMPTTGILGMVGTLLMVGSGNYDPGFPPCLAAFDVTLKKAVWTLKPEDMQIVASPPTGLVLNQTSIAVSIPKLGNLFYVMLCDENSLRVLKAMDMATGKEVWHVFFEAYSDNGAGTVTPTVTGTEQHVYLTDMHSGSVHAYSAAGKWMWTYPSAVGKTAPSSDRRFTGQVLESGDAVYAADANRVYALQVSTKAVGGTPVWKNPATFNGIANVPALVGDKIWVEVHTPTEKNPLAMIVVDTADGQVVHSYPMPEGPTASSAELTVPDPSGQAAYVLTASGQVLGYRRNQ, translated from the coding sequence ATGGATGCGCTGAAGCCCGAAGACCCGTCCCGCGTCGGGCCGTTCACCCCGCTCGCGCGGATCGGCGCGGGCGGCATGGGCCGGGTCTACCTGGCCCGGTCGCGCGGCGGCCGGCCGGTGGCGGTGAAGGTCATCCGCGCCGAGTACGCCGAGGACGAGCGCTTCCGCACCCGGTTCCGGCGCGAGGTGCAGGCCGCGCGCACCGTGGACGGGATGTACACGGCGCCGGTCCTGGACGCCGGTCCCGACGACGCCGAGCCGTGGCTGGCCACCGCCTACATACCCGGTCCCTCCCTTCAGCGCGCCGTCCACGAGCACGGTCCGCTGCCCGAGCGCACGGCGCGGGTCATGGGCGCCGGCATCGCTGAGGCGCTGGGCGCGATCCACAGCGCCGGCCTGATCCACCGCGACCTGAAGCCCTCGAACGTCATCCTCGGCCCGGACGGCCCGCGCGTCATCGACTTCGGCATCAGCGCCAGCGAGGGCGGCAGCTCCCTGACCACGACCGGCATCGTCGTCGGCTCGCCGCGCTACTCCAGCCCCGAGCAGTGCCGCGCCGATCCGGCGCTGGGACCGGCCTCCGACGTCTTCGCGCTCGGCGGCGTCATGGTCTACGCCACCACCGGCGTCCCGCCCTTCGGCGACGGTCCGGACCACGTCCAGCTCTACCTCGTGGTGCACGAGACCCCGGACCTGACCGGGGTGCCGATGGGGCTGCGGCCGATCGTCTCGGCGTGCCTGGAGAAGGACCCGGCCAACCGGCCGACCACCGACGAGCTGCTGGACACCCTGCTGCCGCCCGAAGAGGCCGGCGCGACCAACGCCGTGGACTGGCTGCCCGACGCTGTGTACCGGGACCTGCGCGAGTACTCCGCCGCGCCGATCGTGGCGCTGGCGGCGGGGACGACGCACGAGCGCGGCGAGGACTCCGCGCGGACGCCCGCCCCGGGCGAGGCGACCCCCACCGGCGCCGGCTTCGACGGCGGGGGCGTCACGGGGATCGGCAGCGGTGTGGGCACGACCGCCGCGCCCTCGTCCGCCGGCTCGGATGGACCCTCGAACCCGGGGCGGCGCCGGATGCTGGCTGGGATCGCGGGCGCCGTGGTCGTGGCCGCGGGCGGCGGCGGTGCCTGGTACGCCGCGACGCGCGACAGCGGCAGGAAGTCGGCGACGCAGAGCGCCGGGGCGACCTTCCCGCCCTCGACGGGGTCGCAGAACCCTTCCACGCCCGCGGCGCCCTCGACGACGCCCACGCCCTCGACCACGCCCTCGACGACGCCCACGCCGACCCCCTCGCACGTCCTGGGTCCGTGGCAGGAGGACTGGAGCTCGAAGACCGACCTGGGCGGCGCCTCGGGCGGCGCGGTGATCAGCGGCAGCAAGCTGGTCGGCGTCTACACGGCCACGAGCGTGTCCAACCCGATCCCGCCGCAGGACCTGATCGCGATCGACACCGTCTCGGGCGGCTCGGCGTTCCCCGCGAGGTCGATCCCCGCGGTCGACAACGTCGGGGGCGCGGGGATCGCCGCCGACGACACGCACGCGTACAGCTACGGCGCCGGGACCGTCTACGCGTGGAACCTCAGCGACGGCTCGGCGGCGTGGAACGCCAAGAGCGGCCTGCAGACCTCGACGTCCACCAACAACATGCCCACGACCGGCATCCTCGGGATGGTCGGTACCCTCCTGATGGTCGGCTCCGGCAACTACGACCCCGGATTCCCGCCCTGCCTGGCCGCGTTCGACGTCACGCTCAAGAAGGCGGTCTGGACGTTGAAGCCGGAGGACATGCAGATCGTGGCCTCCCCGCCGACCGGACTGGTCCTGAACCAGACCAGCATCGCCGTGTCGATCCCCAAGCTGGGGAACCTGTTCTACGTGATGCTCTGCGACGAGAACTCGCTGCGGGTGCTCAAGGCCATGGACATGGCCACGGGCAAGGAGGTCTGGCACGTCTTCTTCGAGGCCTACAGCGACAACGGCGCCGGCACCGTCACCCCGACCGTGACCGGCACTGAGCAGCACGTCTACCTCACCGACATGCACAGCGGCTCGGTCCACGCCTACAGCGCCGCCGGCAAGTGGATGTGGACCTACCCCAGCGCCGTGGGCAAGACGGCGCCCTCCTCCGACCGCCGCTTCACCGGCCAGGTCCTGGAGTCCGGCGACGCCGTCTACGCCGCCGACGCGAACCGCGTCTACGCCCTCCAGGTGAGCACCAAGGCGGTCGGCGGAACCCCGGTGTGGAAGAACCCTGCGACGTTCAACGGCATCGCCAACGTCCCCGCCCTCGTCGGCGACAAGATCTGGGTCGAGGTCCACACCCCCACGGAGAAGAACCCGCTGGCGATGATCGTGGTGGACACCGCCGACGGCCAGGTCGTGCACTCCTACCCGATGCCCGAGGGCCCGACCGCCAGCAGCGCCGAGCTCACGGTCCCCGACCCCTCCGGCCAGGCGGCGTACGTCCTGACCGCCAGCGGCCAGGTGCTCGGCTACCGGCGGAACCAGTGA
- a CDS encoding YiaA/YiaB family inner membrane protein: MSTPLAQKNTAAYYFQAVASFIVSTGATVIGIAYLPVNAWERAFLGLGLLYTITSAITLAKVVRDKQDEVQLVGRVDKARLDKLLTEHDPYRVDAP, translated from the coding sequence ATGAGTACGCCACTGGCACAAAAGAACACGGCCGCGTACTACTTCCAGGCGGTCGCCTCCTTCATCGTTTCCACCGGCGCGACCGTCATCGGTATCGCCTACCTCCCCGTCAACGCCTGGGAGCGCGCCTTCCTCGGCCTGGGACTGCTGTACACCATCACCTCGGCCATCACTCTCGCCAAGGTCGTCCGCGACAAGCAGGACGAGGTACAACTCGTCGGCCGCGTCGACAAGGCCCGGCTCGACAAGCTGCTGACCGAGCACGATCCGTATCGGGTGGACGCGCCTTAG
- a CDS encoding resuscitation-promoting factor, protein MSSRRSASRHSEGSKVKVRAVQGTVLLGLVGAAGAYVGFEKTVHLTVDGQERTIHTFDGKVADVLKAQGISTDGHDQVAPAPGESLADGEQISVRYGRQLDVSVDGKDQKIWSTATTVDEALGDLGLHGSNPALSVNRDQAIGRQGLSFQIKTQRHVNVLVDGRSIPLDTTAQTVAQALSQAHVTLAGQDTASPAPDTFPTNGETITVDRVTGTQETKQVPIAFSTTEQSDPSAYVGSRTTVSSGTQGVQEVVYAYLTVNGVKQAPKIVSKTVTKQPVNAVVKVGTKPVPTTVAGADNLNWAGVAQCESGGNPKSVGGGGLYFGLYQFSVSTWAAMGGSGLPSNATPAEQTYRAKLLYVRSGAGQWPVCGRKLFT, encoded by the coding sequence GTGAGCAGTAGACGTTCCGCTAGTCGGCACAGCGAGGGTTCCAAGGTCAAGGTCCGCGCCGTTCAGGGCACGGTCCTGCTGGGACTCGTCGGCGCCGCCGGAGCCTACGTCGGCTTCGAGAAGACCGTCCATTTGACCGTGGACGGCCAGGAACGCACCATCCACACGTTCGACGGCAAGGTCGCCGACGTCCTCAAGGCCCAGGGCATCAGCACCGACGGCCACGACCAGGTGGCGCCGGCTCCCGGCGAGAGCTTGGCGGACGGCGAGCAGATCTCGGTGCGCTACGGCCGCCAGCTGGACGTGAGCGTCGACGGCAAGGACCAGAAGATCTGGTCCACCGCCACGACCGTGGACGAGGCGCTGGGCGATCTGGGCCTGCACGGCTCGAACCCCGCCCTGTCGGTCAACCGCGACCAGGCGATCGGCCGCCAGGGACTGAGTTTCCAGATCAAGACCCAGCGGCACGTCAACGTCCTGGTCGACGGCCGCTCGATCCCGCTGGACACCACCGCGCAGACCGTGGCGCAGGCACTGAGCCAGGCCCATGTGACGCTGGCCGGCCAGGACACCGCGAGCCCGGCTCCGGACACCTTCCCGACCAACGGCGAGACCATCACCGTGGACCGGGTCACCGGGACGCAGGAGACCAAGCAGGTCCCGATCGCGTTCTCCACGACCGAGCAGTCCGACCCGAGCGCCTACGTCGGATCGCGGACCACGGTCTCCTCCGGCACGCAGGGCGTGCAGGAAGTCGTGTACGCGTACCTGACCGTCAACGGCGTGAAGCAGGCGCCGAAGATCGTCAGCAAGACCGTCACCAAGCAGCCGGTGAACGCGGTGGTCAAGGTCGGCACCAAGCCGGTACCGACCACCGTGGCCGGCGCGGACAACCTGAACTGGGCCGGTGTCGCCCAGTGCGAGTCCGGCGGCAACCCCAAGTCGGTCGGCGGCGGCGGGCTGTACTTCGGGCTCTACCAATTCTCGGTGTCGACCTGGGCCGCGATGGGCGGTTCCGGGCTGCCCTCGAACGCCACGCCGGCGGAGCAGACCTACCGCGCGAAGCTGCTGTACGTGCGCTCCGGCGCCGGGCAGTGGCCGGTCTGCGGGCGGAAGCTGTTCACCTGA
- the rsmA gene encoding 16S rRNA (adenine(1518)-N(6)/adenine(1519)-N(6))-dimethyltransferase RsmA — protein sequence MSETPHSPPPTPEPDRLPARLLGPAEVRRLAEKLGVSPTKKLGQNFVIDPNTIRRIVRAGDVTAEDVVVEVGPGLGSLTLGLLDVARRVVAVEIDPVLAAALPDTLAEFAPGIAAGQAEFELVRADALRIAELPGSPPTALVANLPYNVAVPVLLHMLERFPSIERTLIMVQSEVADRLAAEPGGRVYGVPSVKARWYADVKRAGAIGRSVFWPAPNVDSGLVRLDRRAVPPSTKAGRRDVFAAVDAAFAQRRKTLRSALSGWAGSPAAAETALTAAGINPSARGETLTVEEFARLAEHRPQREAA from the coding sequence ATGTCCGAAACCCCGCACTCCCCGCCACCGACTCCCGAGCCCGACCGGCTGCCGGCCCGCCTTTTGGGCCCCGCCGAGGTCCGCCGGCTCGCCGAGAAGCTCGGCGTCTCGCCGACCAAGAAGCTCGGGCAGAACTTCGTCATCGACCCGAACACGATCCGGCGGATCGTGCGGGCCGGCGACGTCACCGCCGAGGACGTGGTGGTCGAGGTCGGTCCGGGCCTGGGCTCGCTGACCCTCGGGCTGCTGGACGTGGCGCGCCGCGTCGTCGCCGTCGAGATCGACCCGGTCCTGGCCGCCGCGCTGCCGGACACGCTGGCCGAGTTCGCGCCGGGCATCGCCGCCGGGCAGGCGGAGTTCGAGCTGGTGCGCGCCGACGCGCTGCGGATCGCCGAGCTGCCCGGTTCGCCGCCGACCGCGCTGGTCGCGAACCTGCCCTACAACGTCGCGGTCCCGGTGCTGCTGCACATGCTGGAGCGCTTCCCGAGCATCGAGCGCACGCTGATCATGGTCCAGTCCGAGGTCGCCGACCGGCTGGCCGCCGAGCCCGGCGGCCGGGTCTACGGCGTGCCGTCGGTCAAGGCCCGCTGGTACGCCGACGTCAAGCGGGCCGGCGCCATCGGCCGCAGCGTCTTCTGGCCGGCGCCGAACGTCGACTCCGGGCTGGTGCGCCTGGACCGCCGCGCCGTCCCGCCGAGCACGAAGGCCGGGCGCCGCGACGTGTTCGCCGCCGTGGACGCCGCCTTCGCCCAGCGCCGCAAGACCCTGCGGTCGGCGCTGAGCGGCTGGGCCGGCTCGCCGGCGGCCGCCGAGACGGCGCTGACCGCCGCCGGGATCAACCCGAGCGCGCGCGGCGAGACGCTGACCGTCGAGGAGTTCGCCCGGCTGGCCGAGCACCGGCCGCAGCGGGAGGCGGCATGA
- a CDS encoding MgtC/SapB family protein, translating to MHLHLESLSQLGRLTLAFAPTYLLGFERDLRGSPAGDRTFSLIGVGSAIIAVLAKDGNAPNALAGVITGVGFIGAGVVFRPNLTLNARRHLLDTVKGVTTAATIFAAAAIGAACGFGRLILATGGTALVLLALEVRHIPVLKFADGRRWASRFANDEVMVPDAAGKEAAEEGEA from the coding sequence GTGCACCTGCACCTGGAAAGCCTGAGCCAGCTGGGCCGCCTGACCCTGGCCTTCGCCCCGACCTACCTGCTCGGCTTCGAACGCGACCTGCGCGGCTCCCCGGCGGGCGACCGCACGTTCTCCCTGATCGGCGTCGGCAGCGCCATCATCGCCGTCCTGGCCAAGGACGGCAACGCCCCCAACGCCCTGGCCGGCGTCATCACCGGCGTCGGTTTCATCGGCGCCGGCGTGGTCTTCCGCCCCAACCTGACCCTCAACGCCCGCCGCCACCTGCTCGACACCGTCAAAGGCGTCACCACCGCCGCCACCATCTTCGCCGCCGCCGCCATCGGCGCCGCCTGCGGCTTCGGCCGCCTCATCCTCGCCACCGGCGGCACAGCACTGGTGCTGCTGGCGTTGGAGGTCCGGCACATCCCGGTGCTGAAGTTCGCCGACGGGCGGCGCTGGGCGTCGCGCTTCGCGAACGACGAGGTGATGGTTCCTGATGCGGCGGGCAAGGAGGCGGCGGAGGAGGGCGAGGCGTGA
- a CDS encoding aminotransferase class I/II-fold pyridoxal phosphate-dependent enzyme, with protein MARHEVWAELARLKDTTRFYDAVIEEQDRKEPRRIRIGDHWLSDFASCNYLGFDVDPEIMAAPAELIAKWGTHPSWSRLLGNPKPYLDIEDQLTDLLQAPDTLVLPTITHIHMTVIPVLAGKGTVFCEAQAHRTIYDGSSVARGNGATLHRWRATDLGGLAIALRKAPKDLPRLVCMDGINSMSGNEPGLAAIADICRAEGALLYVDDAHGFGVIGERSEAETSPYGALGNSIVRHLGESYEGLVLVGGFSKAYSSLLAFLALPTQMKEYLKFAAAPYLYSGPSPTASLATVLAGLKVNRERGEEIRGRLWHKTARVIDHVRKLGLSTPNVSGFPIIELPAREPSDIDAIATILWERGIYVTLAAYPLVPRDQAGFRIQVTAANTDEEVEQLNATLTELAPMLRPADRHRAPGI; from the coding sequence ATGGCGCGGCACGAAGTATGGGCCGAGCTCGCCCGGCTGAAGGACACCACGAGGTTCTACGACGCCGTCATCGAGGAGCAGGATCGGAAGGAGCCGCGGCGGATCCGGATCGGCGACCACTGGCTGTCGGACTTCGCGTCCTGCAACTACCTCGGATTCGACGTCGATCCGGAGATCATGGCCGCCCCGGCGGAGCTGATCGCGAAGTGGGGAACGCACCCGAGCTGGTCGCGGCTGCTGGGGAATCCCAAGCCGTACCTGGACATCGAGGATCAGCTCACCGACCTGTTACAGGCTCCTGACACGCTGGTACTCCCGACGATCACGCACATCCACATGACGGTGATCCCGGTCCTGGCCGGCAAGGGGACAGTGTTCTGCGAAGCGCAGGCGCACCGCACCATCTACGACGGCAGCTCGGTGGCGCGCGGCAACGGCGCCACGCTGCACCGCTGGCGTGCCACCGACCTCGGCGGGCTGGCGATCGCCCTGCGCAAGGCGCCGAAGGACCTGCCGCGGCTGGTGTGCATGGACGGCATCAACAGCATGAGCGGCAACGAGCCGGGGCTGGCGGCGATCGCGGACATCTGCCGGGCCGAGGGCGCGCTGCTGTACGTCGACGACGCGCACGGGTTCGGCGTCATCGGCGAGCGGTCGGAGGCGGAGACCTCGCCGTACGGGGCGCTCGGGAACAGCATCGTGCGGCACCTCGGGGAGTCCTACGAAGGGCTGGTGCTCGTCGGCGGGTTCTCGAAGGCGTACTCCTCGCTGCTGGCGTTCCTGGCGCTGCCGACGCAGATGAAGGAGTACCTGAAGTTCGCGGCGGCGCCGTACCTGTATTCGGGACCGTCGCCGACGGCTTCGCTGGCGACCGTTCTGGCCGGGCTGAAGGTGAACCGCGAGCGCGGCGAGGAGATTCGCGGCCGGCTTTGGCACAAGACGGCGCGGGTCATCGACCACGTCCGCAAGCTCGGGCTCTCCACCCCGAACGTCAGCGGCTTCCCCATCATCGAGCTGCCGGCGCGCGAGCCGTCCGACATCGACGCGATCGCCACGATCCTGTGGGAGCGCGGCATCTACGTCACACTGGCGGCGTATCCGCTGGTCCCGCGGGACCAGGCCGGGTTCCGGATCCAGGTGACCGCGGCGAACACGGACGAGGAAGTCGAGCAGTTGAACGCCACACTCACCGAACTGGCACCGATGCTGCGCCCAGCCGACCGGCACCGCGCCCCCGGCATATAA